In one Microbulbifer pacificus genomic region, the following are encoded:
- the maiA gene encoding maleylacetoacetate isomerase, with protein MELHGYFRSSASYRVRIALNLKGLHYDYHPVNLLKSEQREPAYRSLNPQGLVPAVIEAGHVFTQSLAILEWLEEQHPEPALLPRDPLTRAHVRALSYNIACDIQPLQNLRVLKYLQSELAASEEQKIDWIRHWIDGGFQALEVQLKQGPAPFAGGDTPGMFECCLMPQIYNAERFGMDMERYPHLARIAGNCATLPAFERARPENQPDSTL; from the coding sequence ATGGAACTGCACGGCTACTTCCGCTCCTCCGCCAGCTACCGCGTGCGCATTGCCCTCAATCTGAAGGGGCTTCACTATGACTACCATCCGGTCAATCTGCTCAAGAGCGAACAGCGGGAGCCCGCGTACCGCAGCCTCAATCCGCAGGGCCTGGTACCGGCCGTGATCGAGGCCGGTCACGTATTTACCCAGTCTCTCGCCATTCTCGAGTGGCTGGAGGAACAGCACCCAGAACCGGCGCTGCTGCCCCGGGACCCTCTCACCCGCGCCCATGTACGCGCACTCTCATACAACATCGCCTGCGATATTCAGCCGTTGCAAAACCTGAGGGTGCTCAAGTACCTTCAATCCGAACTGGCTGCGAGTGAGGAACAGAAGATTGACTGGATCCGCCACTGGATCGACGGAGGATTCCAGGCGCTGGAAGTCCAACTCAAACAGGGTCCAGCCCCCTTTGCCGGCGGCGACACGCCGGGAATGTTCGAGTGCTGCCTGATGCCTCAGATCTATAATGCGGAACGTTTCGGTATGGACATGGAGCGCTATCCCCACCTCGCGCGGATTGCCGGCAACTGCGCCACACTGCCCGCCTTTGAGAGGGCCAGACCGGAAAACCAGCCAGACAGCACCCTGTAA
- a CDS encoding mechanosensitive ion channel family protein — protein MLVQAQPPDSDKTDQLADALELAEVAPSSFPEILDAVTASILNIWTGFLGHTPFMIASLLMLLLTWVLATLVGRFTFRFARKTTQRLSFQHLIKRLAKIAVWVVGLLFTAMVLFPGLTPAKALGGLGLLSVAIGLAFKDIFENFFAGILILWRFPFEAGDVIKCENVCGRVEQVDVRNAAIRRATGELVIVPNLFLFKNPVEILTNRNKRRFTVIVGVGYGVDLAEAVKTIEQAVQSCKSVRDDEPIQIFPHAFGDSSMEIEITWWSGSTPLEERKSQGEVVAAVKRALDEAGMEIPFPQCTLAFSQPLVLERGKNSSS, from the coding sequence ATGCTGGTACAAGCCCAGCCTCCGGACAGCGACAAAACGGACCAGCTTGCCGATGCGCTCGAGCTTGCCGAAGTCGCACCATCGTCCTTTCCGGAAATTCTCGATGCGGTGACCGCCTCCATTCTGAATATCTGGACGGGGTTCCTCGGCCATACCCCATTTATGATTGCCAGCCTGTTGATGCTGCTGTTGACCTGGGTGTTGGCCACCCTGGTCGGGCGCTTTACATTTCGTTTTGCCAGGAAAACAACCCAGCGACTGTCGTTTCAGCACCTTATCAAGCGCCTGGCCAAAATTGCGGTCTGGGTGGTTGGTTTGTTGTTTACCGCTATGGTGCTGTTTCCCGGGCTCACGCCGGCGAAGGCCCTCGGGGGGCTGGGCTTGCTGTCGGTGGCAATCGGCCTGGCATTCAAGGATATCTTTGAGAATTTTTTCGCCGGTATTTTGATACTGTGGCGCTTTCCGTTTGAAGCCGGGGATGTCATCAAGTGTGAGAATGTCTGCGGGCGGGTGGAACAGGTGGATGTACGCAACGCCGCGATTCGCCGTGCCACCGGTGAGCTGGTAATCGTTCCCAATCTGTTCCTGTTCAAGAACCCCGTAGAAATTCTCACCAACCGCAATAAACGGCGATTTACCGTGATCGTCGGGGTGGGTTACGGCGTAGACCTCGCCGAAGCGGTGAAAACCATCGAGCAGGCAGTGCAATCCTGCAAGTCCGTGCGTGACGACGAGCCGATCCAGATTTTTCCACACGCCTTCGGTGACAGCAGTATGGAAATCGAAATCACCTGGTGGAGCGGTTCGACGCCGCTGGAGGAGCGCAAATCCCAGGGGGAGGTGGTAGCAGCGGTCAAGCGGGCACTGGATGAGGCGGGAATGGAAATTCCTTTCCCCCAATGCACACTTGCCTTCAGTCAGCCTCTGGTACTGGAGCGCGGGAAGAACAGCTCTTCCTAG